The following proteins are encoded in a genomic region of Maribacter hydrothermalis:
- a CDS encoding PIG-L family deacetylase, producing MRQLLGLLTYSLFLFNTINSQAPKKASPSDIYHSIEELNFLGSALYIAAHPDDENTRLISYLANNTKARTAYLSLTRGDGGQNLIGPELRELLGVLRTQELLAARKVDGGEQFFTRANDFGYSKHPNETLEIWNKETILGDVVKVIRQFKPDVIINRFDHRSPGSTHGHHTSSAMLSYEAFDLANDPTAYPNQLSTSSTWQPKRLFFNTSWWFYGSQEKFEEADKSKLLSMDVGVYYPMLGMSNNEIASLASSQHLCQGFGRLTARGSESEYVELLKGDLPNDKNNLFDGIDTSWSRIKGGKAIGEILYEVQRNFNFINPSEHLPSLLKAYTLLQKTTDKHWKEIKTEELTNIISAISGLYLEASTETSYANPGETVSVQIQALNRSTINAKIKSVYINDQDLQLNAVALKNNEFFDKKIALHIPTTTEFTSPYWLIEKGTLGTYTVKNNNLIGKPESPSAFVATFNLDFNGVSIPIKKSVVYKFAKPEKGEIYQPFEILPEATASFADKVIIFADASEKRIPVIIKAHQDSISGSIELKYGEGWQVDKKEQAFFIAKKGDEKTVYFNLSPPSLENENSITPMIKLNGREITKELITIAYDHIPTQMVLLPSEAKVVRLNIEKAGDNIGYIMGAGDEVPTSLEQIGYNVQIIDPSTITEESLAKYDAVVLGIRAYNVVDELKFKQRFILDYAKNGGTVIVQYNTASRWGSQFENIAPFELEISRDRVTNENSEVEIIAKDNSLVNFPNKINANDFQGWVQERGLYFPDKWGSEFTPILSMHDKDEESTKGSLLIAPYGKGNYIYTGLSFFRELPVGVPGAYKLFSNMLSVGKDKVEIKEQIKG from the coding sequence ATGCGCCAATTATTAGGGCTTTTAACTTATAGTCTGTTTTTATTTAATACGATAAATTCTCAGGCTCCAAAGAAAGCTTCTCCTTCAGATATATATCATTCTATTGAGGAATTAAACTTTTTAGGTTCGGCATTATATATCGCAGCTCATCCAGATGACGAGAATACACGACTAATATCTTATTTAGCAAATAATACCAAAGCAAGAACCGCATACCTCTCCTTAACCCGTGGTGATGGTGGTCAAAATTTAATTGGGCCAGAATTGCGAGAACTTTTAGGAGTTTTGCGCACACAAGAATTATTAGCCGCAAGAAAAGTAGATGGTGGTGAACAATTTTTTACGCGCGCCAATGATTTTGGCTACTCTAAACACCCTAATGAAACATTAGAAATATGGAACAAGGAAACTATACTGGGAGACGTAGTAAAAGTAATACGCCAATTTAAACCAGATGTAATAATTAATAGATTTGACCACAGGTCGCCAGGTAGTACTCATGGTCACCATACTTCGTCTGCCATGTTAAGTTATGAAGCTTTTGACCTTGCTAATGACCCAACTGCTTATCCTAATCAATTATCAACTTCCAGCACCTGGCAACCAAAAAGATTGTTTTTTAATACGTCATGGTGGTTTTACGGAAGTCAAGAAAAATTTGAAGAAGCTGATAAATCGAAATTGCTAAGCATGGATGTTGGTGTATATTATCCAATGCTAGGCATGTCTAATAATGAAATAGCTTCTTTAGCTAGCAGTCAGCACCTGTGTCAGGGTTTTGGACGGCTAACCGCAAGGGGATCAGAAAGTGAGTATGTAGAATTGTTAAAAGGAGATTTACCTAATGATAAAAACAATCTTTTTGATGGAATAGACACAAGTTGGTCAAGAATAAAAGGAGGGAAAGCCATTGGCGAAATTCTATATGAAGTTCAGCGTAATTTCAATTTTATAAATCCGTCAGAACATTTACCCTCTTTACTAAAGGCGTATACACTTTTACAAAAAACGACCGATAAACATTGGAAAGAAATTAAAACCGAAGAGCTAACTAATATAATATCCGCAATATCTGGTTTGTATTTAGAAGCTTCAACAGAAACATCTTATGCAAACCCTGGGGAAACGGTAAGCGTTCAAATTCAAGCGCTAAATCGTAGTACCATAAATGCTAAAATAAAATCCGTTTACATAAATGACCAAGACTTGCAGTTAAATGCTGTAGCGTTAAAGAACAATGAATTTTTTGATAAAAAAATAGCGCTCCATATACCAACAACTACAGAATTCACAAGTCCGTATTGGTTAATTGAAAAAGGAACTTTAGGCACGTATACGGTAAAAAATAATAATTTAATAGGTAAGCCAGAATCCCCAAGTGCTTTTGTAGCTACCTTTAATTTAGATTTTAATGGAGTAAGTATTCCTATAAAAAAATCAGTGGTATATAAGTTCGCAAAGCCAGAAAAAGGTGAAATATACCAACCTTTTGAAATACTACCGGAAGCTACAGCAAGTTTCGCTGATAAGGTGATTATATTTGCCGATGCTTCCGAAAAAAGAATTCCTGTTATTATAAAGGCACACCAAGATAGTATCTCTGGCAGCATAGAATTAAAATATGGTGAAGGTTGGCAAGTAGACAAAAAAGAGCAAGCATTTTTTATTGCTAAAAAAGGAGATGAAAAAACCGTCTATTTTAATTTAAGTCCGCCCTCATTAGAAAATGAAAATTCCATTACACCTATGATAAAACTAAATGGAAGAGAAATAACTAAAGAATTAATTACGATTGCTTATGATCATATACCTACCCAAATGGTACTTTTACCTTCAGAAGCCAAAGTCGTTCGTTTAAACATAGAAAAAGCAGGTGATAATATTGGCTATATTATGGGTGCTGGCGATGAAGTACCCACTAGTCTTGAACAAATTGGTTACAATGTTCAAATAATTGATCCAAGTACAATTACTGAGGAATCTCTTGCAAAATATGATGCCGTAGTATTAGGAATTCGTGCTTACAATGTCGTGGACGAGCTAAAATTTAAACAACGATTTATATTAGATTATGCCAAAAATGGTGGCACTGTTATTGTGCAATATAATACGGCCAGTAGATGGGGAAGTCAATTTGAAAATATTGCACCTTTTGAACTGGAAATTTCAAGAGATAGAGTAACAAATGAAAACTCTGAAGTTGAAATAATTGCAAAAGATAATTCACTAGTAAACTTTCCGAATAAAATTAATGCAAATGATTTTCAAGGTTGGGTTCAGGAAAGAGGGTTATATTTTCCAGATAAATGGGGTTCAGAATTTACTCCTATTTTAAGTATGCATGATAAGGATGAAGAAAGTACAAAAGGGAGTCTTTTAATTGCCCCTTATGGAAAGGGAAACTATATTTATACCGGACTAAGTTTTTTCAGGGAATTACCCGTTGGAGTACCTGGAGCCTATAAATTATTTTCTAATATGCTATCAGTAGGTAAAGATAAAGTAGAGATAAAAGAGCAAATAAAAGGATGA
- a CDS encoding mechanosensitive ion channel domain-containing protein: MKQFITNHYNELIYSLIVFIVILILKFILTKTVRKVSKLSDFNPVRTNLIIKFINIGLTILAIVALTLVWSVNYKDLGVMLSSVFAVIGVALFAQWSILSNITAGMIIFFSFPFKIGNTIRILDKELNETDGHNSESFVIEDIRAFHLHLRRSNGEILTYPNNLVLQKGVVLISTYQQGEFLNIEEDKEQPI, translated from the coding sequence ATGAAACAATTTATTACCAATCATTACAATGAGCTTATCTATAGTCTTATTGTTTTCATCGTTATTTTAATTTTAAAATTTATATTAACCAAAACCGTACGCAAGGTTAGTAAACTAAGCGATTTTAACCCGGTTCGCACCAATTTAATCATCAAATTTATCAATATTGGATTAACCATATTGGCTATAGTTGCCCTTACTTTGGTTTGGAGTGTTAATTATAAAGATTTGGGTGTTATGCTATCCTCTGTTTTCGCAGTAATTGGTGTAGCCTTATTTGCGCAATGGTCTATCTTAAGTAATATAACCGCAGGAATGATTATCTTTTTTTCTTTTCCTTTTAAGATTGGAAATACCATTCGCATTTTAGACAAAGAATTAAATGAAACTGACGGCCATAATTCAGAATCTTTTGTAATTGAAGACATAAGAGCTTTCCACCTACACTTAAGAAGAAGTAATGGGGAAATACTTACATATCCCAATAACTTGGTATTACAAAAAGGGGTTGTTTTAATTTCAACCTACCAGCAAGGTGAGTTTTTAAATATAGAAGAAGATAAAGAACAACCTATTTGA
- a CDS encoding septum formation inhibitor Maf encodes MAIFKSLKSSITICGIFTFVAIFTACKNNTGIKKNKIAINTTDKEQKAPKKKLSKKFKDYWYNGTAEITTYELEQARYGEIREGSAVMIFVTEPFLSGLQVKSDTKDNDNISVLKLNATKNYITGIYPYSIMTSSFYPVHDNQHALKLSFSAQEWCGHVYAQLNNRNDFEMMSHSYFESEADQTFNLNKTNLEDEIWNKLRINPTDLPIGEIKMIPSLEFIRLTHKELKAYNAKTSLTEMDGIKTFEITYPELERTLKINFRTEFPYTIESWTDTYKDGFGDNAKILTSTATIINRITTPYWSQNSNKDISLRDSLGL; translated from the coding sequence ATGGCAATTTTTAAAAGCTTAAAATCAAGTATAACTATTTGTGGCATTTTTACATTCGTAGCTATTTTTACAGCTTGTAAAAATAATACAGGAATTAAAAAGAATAAAATAGCCATAAATACCACAGACAAAGAACAGAAAGCGCCTAAAAAAAAGCTTTCAAAAAAGTTTAAGGACTATTGGTACAATGGTACAGCAGAGATTACCACTTATGAGCTGGAACAAGCCAGGTATGGTGAAATAAGAGAAGGTTCAGCAGTAATGATTTTTGTGACCGAACCCTTTTTATCAGGTTTACAAGTAAAATCAGATACGAAAGACAACGATAATATCTCTGTACTAAAACTAAATGCAACTAAAAATTATATAACAGGGATTTACCCCTACTCTATCATGACCAGTAGTTTTTACCCTGTTCATGATAATCAGCACGCCCTAAAACTTTCTTTTTCAGCTCAAGAATGGTGTGGGCATGTATATGCACAACTAAATAACAGAAACGATTTTGAGATGATGTCACATTCTTATTTTGAATCTGAGGCCGACCAAACGTTCAACCTAAATAAAACAAATCTTGAAGATGAAATTTGGAATAAACTTCGAATTAACCCAACAGATTTACCTATTGGAGAAATAAAAATGATTCCTTCGCTAGAGTTTATAAGGCTTACCCATAAAGAATTAAAAGCATATAACGCAAAGACTTCGCTTACCGAAATGGATGGGATAAAAACCTTCGAAATAACATATCCAGAATTGGAACGCACATTAAAAATAAATTTCCGAACAGAATTTCCGTATACGATTGAAAGCTGGACAGATACTTATAAAGATGGTTTTGGAGATAATGCTAAAATTTTAACTTCTACCGCCACAATAATTAACAGGATTACAACACCATATTGGTCGCAGAATTCGAATAAGGATATATCTTTGCGAGATAGTTTAGGGTTATAA
- a CDS encoding Maf family nucleotide pyrophosphatase — translation MLHKNLKEFTIILASGSPRRHQFFMEMGLDFEVRLKSVNEEYPSYLKGAEISDYLAKLKAEAFKDELNNKDILITSDTVVWHKNESLAKAANAIEAEDMLRKLSGNWHQVITSVCFTTPNQQTVLNSITKVKFKDLTTEEIQYYIKNFKPFDKAGAYGIQEWIGLIGIEEINGSYTNVVGLPTTLVYETLINLVQ, via the coding sequence ATGCTTCATAAAAATCTAAAAGAATTCACTATCATTTTAGCTTCCGGTTCACCAAGAAGGCATCAGTTTTTTATGGAAATGGGACTGGACTTTGAAGTACGATTAAAATCTGTAAATGAAGAATACCCATCATATTTAAAAGGAGCTGAAATATCAGACTATTTGGCAAAATTAAAAGCAGAAGCATTTAAAGATGAGCTGAATAACAAGGATATACTTATAACTTCGGACACGGTGGTTTGGCATAAAAATGAATCTTTAGCAAAAGCTGCGAACGCCATTGAAGCGGAAGATATGTTAAGAAAATTATCGGGAAATTGGCACCAGGTAATAACTTCTGTCTGTTTTACAACCCCTAACCAACAAACAGTTCTAAACTCAATAACGAAAGTAAAATTCAAAGACTTAACCACTGAAGAAATTCAGTATTATATTAAGAATTTCAAACCTTTTGATAAAGCTGGTGCATATGGAATTCAAGAATGGATTGGCCTAATTGGCATAGAAGAAATAAATGGCTCTTATACTAACGTAGTTGGTTTGCCAACTACATTGGTTTATGAAACTTTAATTAATTTGGTACAATAA
- a CDS encoding KdsC family phosphatase produces the protein MEKSYKEFLKDITTFIFDVDGVFTDGSLIITTDGEMLRTMNVKDGYAVKVALNKGYNVCIITGGTNEGVRNRFKALGITDIYMGAHHKIDALEEYMDIYHIDAENILYMGDDIPDVPPMKEVALATCPQNAVAEVKNVSNYISHINGGHGCVRDVIEQVLKVRGDWMSHFSAAND, from the coding sequence ATGGAAAAGAGTTATAAAGAATTTTTAAAGGACATTACCACTTTTATTTTTGATGTTGATGGAGTATTTACAGACGGTAGTTTAATAATTACAACCGATGGCGAAATGTTAAGGACCATGAATGTTAAAGATGGCTATGCCGTTAAGGTAGCTCTTAATAAGGGATATAATGTTTGTATTATTACTGGAGGAACTAACGAAGGAGTTCGAAATAGGTTTAAAGCACTTGGAATAACCGATATTTATATGGGAGCACACCATAAAATCGATGCTTTAGAAGAGTATATGGATATTTACCATATTGATGCTGAAAACATTTTATATATGGGCGATGATATACCGGATGTACCACCAATGAAAGAAGTTGCTTTAGCTACTTGCCCACAAAATGCTGTTGCTGAAGTAAAAAATGTAAGTAATTATATATCACATATTAACGGTGGCCATGGTTGTGTACGTGATGTAATTGAACAAGTGTTAAAAGTACGTGGCGATTGGATGAGTCATTTTAGTGCTGCAAACGATTAA
- a CDS encoding Rossmann-like and DUF2520 domain-containing protein has translation MISVVIVGTGNVAQNLFYALDKTSNVEVKQIVGRNENHFSFTKGKVPTTTDYTKIDNADIYILAITDDSIGIVAQKIKHIKGIIVHTSGATSITALSGHKQPGIFYPLQTFTKGKIISFAEIPICIEAKTSVDLKLLRELGNTLSNTVIAIDSDQRKKIHVAAVFVNNFTNYMYTIGKEICEENNLDFKLLHPLIKETAAKLEDLTPIEAQTGPAKRNDQKTLHNHLNLIKNNHQRELYTLLSNAIKEKHGKEL, from the coding sequence ATGATATCAGTTGTTATAGTCGGTACGGGTAATGTTGCTCAAAATCTTTTTTATGCCCTAGATAAAACTAGTAATGTAGAAGTTAAGCAAATAGTTGGAAGAAATGAAAATCATTTCTCTTTTACCAAGGGAAAAGTACCGACAACTACCGACTATACCAAAATAGATAACGCAGATATTTATATTTTAGCCATAACAGATGATTCTATCGGTATAGTAGCCCAAAAAATAAAGCATATTAAAGGTATAATCGTACATACCTCTGGAGCAACATCTATAACTGCTTTAAGCGGCCATAAACAGCCAGGTATTTTCTACCCTTTGCAAACATTTACAAAAGGAAAAATTATATCATTTGCGGAAATACCTATTTGTATAGAAGCAAAAACCAGTGTTGATCTTAAGTTACTTAGAGAATTAGGAAACACATTAAGTAATACCGTAATAGCAATAGACTCCGACCAAAGAAAAAAAATTCATGTAGCCGCTGTATTTGTAAATAATTTTACCAATTACATGTATACAATAGGAAAGGAAATTTGCGAAGAAAATAATTTAGACTTTAAATTATTGCATCCTTTAATTAAAGAAACGGCAGCAAAATTGGAAGACTTAACGCCAATTGAGGCACAAACAGGTCCTGCAAAACGTAATGATCAAAAAACACTACACAACCATTTAAACCTAATAAAGAATAATCACCAAAGGGAATTATATACCCTTTTAAGCAATGCTATTAAAGAAAAACATGGAAAAGAGTTATAA
- the ccsA gene encoding cytochrome c biogenesis protein: MTEMLKKIFFSTRLMSILFIVFATAMAFGTFIESWYSTETARIWIYNAWWFEAIMVFFVINFFGNISRYRLLRLEKWPVLLLHLSWVLIIIGAFVTRYISFEGMMPIREGKTENVFYSDKTFLTVYVDGEINGEARRKVLEDDLIVTPEAIKSNLPWKADFKGEDFEVSFVEFIKGAKQGLLPDPNGNKFLKIVEAGDGGRHDHYLEDGKVASIHNVLFALNNKTDGAINIMTTDSVYQIHTPFEGDFMRMADQFQGLLVKDSLQPLQLRSLYNTAGMQFVIPDSITQGSYGIVEIPEAEKTNMDQDAIVFDVSVKGETKQIKLLGSKGPSDFSEKVNVGGLNFSIRYGSKVYELPFGIKLNDFIAEKYPGTEKGYASFMSRVTIEDERPFDYDIFMNHVLDHKGYRFFQSGFDPDEKGTTLSVNHDFWGTWITYIGYFLLYIGLMGIMFFGKTRFKDLADSLDKLKIKKKKMFGVIAVLMAFSFSSFAQEPHTPEEGHQQAPSKKQIDSLVEASMVSKDHADKFGKLVIQDDGGRMKPINTFSSELLRKLSLKDTYLGYTSDQILLSMMMNPAIWYNTEFIALDKKSQNDSIRKIIGIPSGQEYVKATDFFDKKGQYKLEPFLREATATNNPNKFQQDFKDANIRLSLLNQALGQDIVKIFPLLDDENNKWISAVEYRGGQYEIRDSLYSNFVKNAMPYYLMTLGKAQQEGDYSSADKLLAAFQQNQLNHGSEVLPSKQKIETEVIYNKLNIFNRLYQYYALVGLLMFFTLVFQIFKDRSIWRIAIFFFKGTIILLFLWHTAGLVLRWYISGHAPWSDAYESILYVAWATMGIGWALGRKSDMTFAASAFVTSMLLWIAHQSWIDPSIANLQPVLDSYWLMIHVAVIVGSYGPLTVGMILGLVSLILMILTTKKNKERMAINIKELTIINELALTTGLVMLTIGNFLGGQWANESWGRYWGWDPKETWALVSIMIYAFVIHTRLVPGLRGKWTFNFMSVVAFGSIMMTYFGVNFYLVGLHSYASGAQVITPVFIYYLIAGVFVLGGISYLRYKVNYSK; this comes from the coding sequence ATGACAGAAATGTTAAAAAAAATATTCTTTTCTACTCGTTTAATGTCCATACTATTTATCGTTTTTGCTACAGCAATGGCATTCGGTACCTTCATTGAAAGTTGGTATAGTACGGAAACAGCTCGAATCTGGATTTATAATGCTTGGTGGTTCGAAGCCATCATGGTGTTTTTTGTTATTAACTTTTTTGGTAATATATCTAGATATCGATTACTCCGTTTAGAAAAATGGCCTGTATTGTTGCTGCATTTATCTTGGGTGTTAATTATTATTGGCGCTTTTGTTACTCGATATATCAGTTTTGAAGGTATGATGCCAATTCGCGAAGGTAAAACGGAAAACGTTTTTTATTCGGATAAAACTTTTTTAACGGTATATGTAGATGGTGAAATTAACGGGGAGGCAAGAAGAAAAGTATTGGAAGATGACCTTATAGTTACTCCAGAAGCCATAAAATCTAACCTGCCATGGAAAGCGGATTTTAAGGGGGAGGATTTTGAAGTGTCTTTTGTTGAATTTATAAAAGGAGCCAAACAAGGTTTATTGCCAGATCCTAACGGAAATAAATTTCTTAAGATTGTAGAAGCCGGTGATGGGGGACGTCATGATCATTATTTAGAAGATGGCAAAGTTGCTAGTATACACAATGTACTTTTTGCCTTGAACAATAAAACAGATGGTGCCATTAATATTATGACGACAGATTCTGTTTACCAAATTCATACGCCTTTTGAAGGTGATTTTATGCGAATGGCAGACCAATTTCAAGGGTTATTGGTAAAAGATAGTCTACAGCCGTTACAGCTTCGTTCCCTTTATAACACTGCAGGTATGCAATTTGTAATTCCAGATTCTATTACGCAAGGTTCGTATGGAATTGTTGAAATTCCTGAAGCCGAGAAAACTAATATGGATCAAGATGCCATTGTTTTTGATGTTTCTGTTAAAGGAGAAACCAAGCAGATTAAATTGTTAGGTAGTAAAGGACCTTCTGATTTTAGTGAAAAAGTAAATGTTGGCGGACTCAATTTTTCTATTCGATATGGCTCCAAAGTATATGAACTACCTTTTGGAATTAAGTTGAACGACTTTATCGCAGAAAAATACCCTGGTACAGAGAAAGGATATGCTTCGTTTATGAGTAGAGTAACTATTGAAGATGAGCGCCCTTTTGATTACGATATTTTTATGAACCATGTACTGGACCATAAAGGTTATCGCTTTTTTCAATCGGGCTTTGATCCTGATGAAAAAGGAACAACATTATCTGTAAATCACGACTTCTGGGGTACTTGGATTACTTACATTGGTTATTTTCTTTTATATATTGGTCTAATGGGGATAATGTTCTTTGGGAAAACTCGTTTTAAGGATTTAGCAGATTCTTTGGATAAGCTAAAGATTAAAAAGAAAAAAATGTTTGGAGTAATAGCTGTTTTAATGGCATTCTCATTTTCTTCTTTTGCACAAGAGCCACATACACCAGAAGAAGGGCATCAACAAGCCCCTAGCAAAAAACAAATTGATTCTTTGGTTGAAGCCAGTATGGTAAGTAAAGACCATGCCGATAAATTTGGTAAACTGGTTATACAAGATGATGGTGGACGAATGAAGCCTATCAACACCTTTTCATCAGAACTTCTTCGTAAATTAAGTTTAAAGGATACGTATTTAGGTTATACATCTGATCAGATTTTGCTTTCTATGATGATGAACCCTGCGATATGGTATAACACAGAGTTTATTGCTTTAGATAAGAAATCCCAGAACGATAGTATTAGAAAAATAATAGGAATTCCGTCTGGACAGGAATATGTGAAAGCTACAGATTTCTTTGATAAAAAAGGACAATATAAATTAGAACCGTTTTTACGGGAGGCGACAGCAACTAATAACCCAAATAAATTTCAACAAGACTTTAAAGACGCCAATATTAGATTAAGCCTTTTAAACCAAGCGTTAGGGCAAGATATAGTTAAGATATTTCCATTATTGGACGATGAAAACAACAAATGGATTTCTGCTGTAGAATATAGGGGAGGACAGTATGAAATTAGGGATTCGCTCTATTCTAACTTCGTAAAAAATGCGATGCCGTATTACCTAATGACTTTAGGTAAAGCCCAGCAGGAAGGTGATTATTCGTCTGCGGATAAGTTATTAGCTGCCTTTCAACAGAATCAGCTAAATCATGGTAGTGAAGTTTTACCGTCGAAACAAAAAATAGAAACAGAGGTAATCTATAATAAGTTGAACATTTTCAATAGATTATATCAGTATTACGCCCTTGTAGGTCTATTAATGTTCTTTACCCTCGTTTTTCAAATTTTTAAAGACCGTTCTATTTGGAGAATTGCTATTTTCTTCTTTAAAGGAACAATTATATTACTTTTTCTTTGGCATACAGCCGGCTTAGTTTTACGCTGGTACATTTCTGGTCATGCTCCTTGGAGTGATGCTTACGAAAGTATCCTATACGTAGCTTGGGCTACCATGGGTATTGGTTGGGCTTTAGGACGTAAGAGTGACATGACGTTTGCAGCATCGGCCTTTGTAACTTCCATGCTATTATGGATTGCACATCAAAGCTGGATTGATCCATCTATCGCTAACCTACAGCCTGTACTAGATAGTTATTGGTTAATGATACACGTTGCCGTAATTGTAGGTAGTTATGGTCCTTTAACAGTGGGTATGATTTTGGGGTTAGTTTCATTAATTTTAATGATTTTGACGACAAAGAAGAACAAGGAGCGTATGGCAATAAATATAAAAGAATTGACCATTATAAATGAATTGGCTTTAACTACTGGTCTTGTAATGTTAACCATTGGCAACTTTTTAGGAGGACAATGGGCAAATGAAAGTTGGGGTCGTTACTGGGGCTGGGACCCAAAAGAAACATGGGCTTTGGTTTCTATTATGATTTACGCATTTGTTATACACACCAGATTAGTACCGGGATTAAGAGGCAAATGGACATTTAACTTTATGAGTGTTGTTGCCTTTGGCAGTATTATGATGACATATTTCGGAGTTAACTTTTACCTAGTTGGCTTACATAGTTATGCTAGTGGTGCACAAGTGATTACACCAGTTTTTATATATTATTTAATAGCTGGAGTATTCGTATTAGGTGGTATTAGCTATTTGAGGTACAAAGTTAATTATAGCAAATAA
- a CDS encoding M14 family metallopeptidase has translation MKKITYIIFILAALVACKNQKSVAKGYQGQGKSVIVSTLSKPVQKQWKGIWTFDNEEVFFSNDFESGRLNGITYDGNDHYTALITAENTPVNVSPWYAFKVWSKTPRTITIKMTYQDSRSRYYPKISTDGENFVALDSSNYKPINEGTGTFGIKATPEFVEIIVTTSQEPTYITAQELYGSTRVKKWVDSLTNKPFISTYEIGKSKENRAMNLMEISNGDHKKAVMVISRQHPPEVTGFLAMKSFIETLSGDSPKAQKFRDNYDVFVVPLMNPDGVDNGNWRHNMGGIDLNRDWQDFNQPETRSVRDFLVKKESEGYEFVFGADFHSTWDDIYYPIDSTITGQKGKIVFDWIDSITKRLPQKHTNVNPSTDIKPTMVSRNYFYVNHNMPAIVFELGDNTPRDFLKEKGKVAAEELMNLLDSQN, from the coding sequence ATGAAAAAAATAACTTACATCATATTTATCCTTGCCGCACTTGTGGCGTGCAAAAATCAAAAATCGGTAGCTAAAGGGTATCAAGGTCAAGGTAAAAGTGTCATTGTTTCCACTTTATCTAAACCTGTACAAAAACAATGGAAAGGTATTTGGACATTTGACAATGAAGAAGTCTTCTTTAGCAATGATTTTGAAAGCGGAAGGTTAAACGGCATCACATATGATGGCAATGATCACTACACTGCACTTATTACTGCAGAAAACACGCCAGTAAATGTTAGCCCATGGTATGCTTTTAAAGTTTGGTCGAAAACACCGAGAACTATAACTATAAAAATGACCTACCAAGATTCCCGCAGCAGATACTATCCAAAAATCAGTACCGATGGTGAAAATTTTGTTGCCTTAGACAGCAGTAATTATAAACCTATAAATGAAGGCACCGGTACTTTTGGAATTAAGGCAACCCCAGAATTTGTTGAAATAATTGTTACTACAAGTCAAGAACCCACTTATATCACAGCACAAGAACTATATGGCTCAACTAGAGTTAAAAAGTGGGTTGACTCATTAACCAACAAACCATTTATTTCCACTTATGAAATAGGAAAAAGCAAAGAAAACAGAGCTATGAACTTAATGGAAATTAGCAATGGTGATCACAAAAAAGCTGTTATGGTTATTTCTAGACAACATCCACCAGAAGTAACGGGGTTTCTTGCCATGAAGTCATTTATTGAAACACTAAGTGGAGACTCGCCAAAGGCTCAGAAATTTAGGGACAATTATGATGTATTCGTAGTGCCATTAATGAATCCTGATGGAGTTGATAATGGCAACTGGCGACATAATATGGGCGGAATAGATTTGAACAGAGATTGGCAAGATTTCAATCAACCAGAAACGAGAAGTGTTAGAGACTTTCTTGTAAAAAAAGAATCTGAAGGTTATGAGTTTGTCTTTGGTGCAGATTTCCATTCTACTTGGGATGATATCTATTACCCTATAGACAGTACAATCACTGGGCAAAAAGGAAAAATTGTTTTTGATTGGATTGATAGTATTACCAAACGTTTACCACAAAAACATACCAACGTAAACCCGTCTACAGATATAAAACCAACCATGGTGTCACGTAATTACTTTTACGTAAATCATAATATGCCCGCTATTGTTTTTGAATTAGGGGACAATACCCCAAGAGATTTTTTGAAAGAAAAAGGCAAGGTAGCCGCAGAAGAATTAATGAACTTGCTTGACAGTCAAAACTAA